A single window of Ctenopharyngodon idella isolate HZGC_01 chromosome 24, HZGC01, whole genome shotgun sequence DNA harbors:
- the LOC127507106 gene encoding intelectin-like — protein MFSGVLLSLSLSLWFCDTKSMGPMHVETKAPCNKFDTNSNHELEKLLDRIKYVARSCKEILDKYHVYEDGLYYLISPRGVLYQTFCDMTTAGGGWTLVASVHENNMYGKCTVGDRWSSEQGSNANRPDGEGTWANRVTFGTADAATSDDYKNPGYFEIVAQDVSVWHVPNNMELENWSTASILRYHTENHFLTLHGGNFLNLFKKFPVSFGTGTCITDNGPAIPIVYDTGNVDSTKKLYGTTVRGIFEPGFITFRVFNTEKAAMAICSGVKPTGCGTEHFCIGGGGHFPEGAPRQCGDFTGFDWTGYGDNTGSSASKEITEAAVLLFYR, from the exons atgttttcaggGGTCCTCCTCAGTCTCTCACTGAGCTTATGGTTCTGTGACACTAAATCAA TGGGACCTATGCATGTAGAAACAAAAGCACCATGTAATAAATTCGATACCAACAGCAACCATGAGCTTGAAAAACTTCTGGACAGAATTAAATATGTTGCTCGAAGCTGCAAAGAAATTCTTGACAAATATCATGTTTATGAGG ATGGCCTGTACTATCTGATCTCACCAAGAGGGGTCCTTTACCAGACGTTTTGTGATATGACCACTGCGGGCGGTGGCTGGACGCTGGTGGCTAGCGTTCATGAAAACAACATGTATGGAAAGTGTACTGTTGGTGATCGCTGGTCTAGTGAGCAGGGCAGCAACGCAAACCGGCCTGATGGTGAAGGAACATGGGCAAACAGAGTCACATTTGGAACTGCAGATGCTGCTACAAGTGATGATTACAAG AATCCTGGATACTTTGAAATTGTGGCACAGGATGTGTCTGTGTGGCATGTTCCTAATAATATGGAGTTGGAAAACTGGAGCACTGCCTCCATCCTGAGATACCACACTGAAAATCACTTCTTAACTCTACACGGAGGAAACTTTCTCAATTTATTCAAG AAATTCCCTGTGAGCTTTGGAACCGGGACTTGCATCACTGATAATGGACCTGCTATTCCAATAGTGTATGATACTGGAAATGTGGATTCTACCAAAAAACTGTATGGAACTACTGTAAGAG GAATATTTGAGCCTGGATTCATCACATTCAGAGTCTTCAATACTGAAAAGGCAGCCATGGCAATTTGTTCGGGTGTTAAACCAACTGGTTGTGGCACTGAACAT ttctgtATTGGTGGAGGTGGACACTTTCCTGAGGGGGCCCCTAGACAGTGCGGGGACTTTACGGGTTTCGACTGGACTGGCTATGGTGATAATACAGGAAGCAGTGCTTCCAAAGAGATAACTGAAGCAGCTGTACTTCTTTTTTATCGCTGA